Below is a window of Fusobacteriaceae bacterium DNA.
GGGCTGCCCTTTACGGGGATCGCCGAGGAGTATTTCAAAAACGGGAAATCCGTCAAATTGAAGGTCGACTACAAGAACGGCCTCGTGGACGGCGCGACGCGGACGTTCTACGAATTTAACGGCAAGCCCCAGGAAGAATTTGTTTCCAAGGCCGGAAAGCGTGACGGAATGCTGAAACGCTATTACATTTCGGGCAAAATCCAATCCAAAGAGCAGTATAAGGGCGGCGCCCTGCACGGGGAAGCCATCGAATACTACGAAAACGGCAATGTCAAATCCGAGGGCAAATATGTCAACGGTAAGCTGGACGGGGATTTCAAGGAATACGACGAAAACAAGCAAATCCGAGTGAAAACCACCTGGAAAAACGGCGTGAAAACCGCGACAAAAGAATATTGATGTCGTTTTTTGGATACAAAAAGATAAATATTTGAAAAAATCAGGGAAAAATGAAGAAAACCATTGAAAAATCAAGAAAAATATGTTACCATAAGTCATTATTCCCGATGTGTGCTTATGACAAATCCAAGCGCCATCCCATTGGAGGCTGTGAATGAAGAACCTGAGAATATTTGGCAACACGGCGGTAAAACTATTCGCTTTGATTTTGTTGGCGACCTTGAGTTTCCCGACCTTCGGGGCCGGAAAGGAAAAAGTCATCAGAAGCACGATGAATATGGACATAGACGGGCTGAATCCCTACAAAATTGTCTCGAGCGCGTCGGAAGAAGTGACGTGGAATGTATTTGAAGGACTCGTAAAGCCGTCGGAAACGGGCGGCATAAAGCCTGCGGTGGCCGAAAGCTACACGGTTTCCGATGACGGACTTACCTATACGTTCAAGATCCGGAAGGGGATCAAGTTCCATAATGGCAATCCGCTGGACATCAAGGACGTCGAATATTCGCTCAACGTCATGACCGGCAGAACCGGCGAGAAAATGGCCAGCGTCGAATTTGAGCTCGTGGACAAAATCGTCGTGAAAAGCGAAGATGAGATCAGTATTGTGCTGAAACAACCCAACGTATCGTTTATTTACGCGATGATCGAGGGCATCGTGCCCGATGAAAACGCGGGCAACCTCGATAAAAAGGCTATCGGCACCGGTCCCTACAAGATCAGTGAATATGAGCGCGAATACGGACTGGTTTTGGAGCGCTTTGATGACTATTGGGGCGAAAAGCCGCAGGTGACGCGTGTTGAGCTCGTCGTGACGCCCGACGCGGAAATCCGCTTTTTGAAGTTGCTTTCGGGGGAAATCAATCTTCTGGCCTCGGGCGTGGACGCAAAACGCCTCGGGGAACTGAAAAATCAAGAAATCGTCAACGGCCCCCAGAATCTCGTGCAGCTGCTGGCTTTGAACCACAAATTCAAACCATTTTCCGACAAACGGGTCCGGGAGGCCATCAACCTCGCCATTGACAAGAAAAAACTCATTGAGATCATGGGCGGGCAGGGCATTCCGCTGGAAACGAACATGAGCCCGGTCATGAAGGACGTCTATGTGGGCGATATCGGCCAGAAAGTGGATCCGGCCCGGGCAAAGGCCCTGTTGAAGGAAGCGGGCTATGAAAATCTCAAATTTACGGTACGGGTACCGAGCAATTACGCCTATCACGTGAATACGGCCCAGGTCATCGTGGAGCAGTTGAAGGAAATCGGCGTCGTCATGCAGATCGAGACCATCGAGTGGGCCACATGGCTGGACGACGTCTACGCCAAGCGCAACTTTGAGGCCACGATCATCGGCTTCAGCGGAAAACTGGACCCCGACGCCGTTTTGCGGCGCTATACGTCCGATTATGAGCGCAACATGGTCAACTATGAGAATCCCGAATACGACAAGCTCATCAAGACCGCCAAAGTCACCGTAGACGACGCGGCCCGGATCGCCATGTACAAAAAGGCCCAGGAAATCCTGCGGGACGACTTTGTCTCGGTGTTCATCACCGATCCCGGCACGATGATCGCCGTGCAAAAAGGAATCAAGGGCTATGTAATTTACCCGATTCCCTTCGTTGACTATTCAAAACTGATCATCGAAGACTGAACGTTCGTTCCGTAAAGGGAGAGTAACGCCATGTACTATTTGAAACGTTTTGCGAAGGTGGTATTTTCCGTATTGCTGATCGGGACATTATCGTTTTTGCTGCTCGACCTGCTGCCGGGAGATCCGGCGGCTGCCATACTGGGTGTGGACGCGGCGCCCGAGGAAGTCGCCGCGTTGAGGGAAAGCCTCGGCCTCAACAAGCCTTTTTTTCTGCGGTATTTCGTGTGGATCAAAGGG
It encodes the following:
- a CDS encoding toxin-antitoxin system YwqK family antitoxin, with translation MKKVLLACCLAVAMLTFAKTEPFANLEEKGGKMVVKATGLPFTGIAEEYFKNGKSVKLKVDYKNGLVDGATRTFYEFNGKPQEEFVSKAGKRDGMLKRYYISGKIQSKEQYKGGALHGEAIEYYENGNVKSEGKYVNGKLDGDFKEYDENKQIRVKTTWKNGVKTATKEY
- a CDS encoding ABC transporter substrate-binding protein; amino-acid sequence: MKNLRIFGNTAVKLFALILLATLSFPTFGAGKEKVIRSTMNMDIDGLNPYKIVSSASEEVTWNVFEGLVKPSETGGIKPAVAESYTVSDDGLTYTFKIRKGIKFHNGNPLDIKDVEYSLNVMTGRTGEKMASVEFELVDKIVVKSEDEISIVLKQPNVSFIYAMIEGIVPDENAGNLDKKAIGTGPYKISEYEREYGLVLERFDDYWGEKPQVTRVELVVTPDAEIRFLKLLSGEINLLASGVDAKRLGELKNQEIVNGPQNLVQLLALNHKFKPFSDKRVREAINLAIDKKKLIEIMGGQGIPLETNMSPVMKDVYVGDIGQKVDPARAKALLKEAGYENLKFTVRVPSNYAYHVNTAQVIVEQLKEIGVVMQIETIEWATWLDDVYAKRNFEATIIGFSGKLDPDAVLRRYTSDYERNMVNYENPEYDKLIKTAKVTVDDAARIAMYKKAQEILRDDFVSVFITDPGTMIAVQKGIKGYVIYPIPFVDYSKLIIED